A part of Brassica rapa cultivar Chiifu-401-42 chromosome A05, CAAS_Brap_v3.01, whole genome shotgun sequence genomic DNA contains:
- the LOC103868629 gene encoding E3 ubiquitin-protein ligase ATL31 has product IETVDQIFLQFSIGMIIIILVSSCGGDSTSPTGLPAETIDQTQQSQQDIETGQRKVLVFKEIEQEEEGGGKQFCSICLEEYEDDHEIMRLNKCGHIFHHFCMDSWLARHRSCPNCLRSVDLNS; this is encoded by the coding sequence ATTGAAACTGTTGATCAAATTTTCTTACAGTTCAGCATCGGCATGATCATAATTATACTCGTTTCTTCATGTGGCGGCGATAGTACTAGTCCCACAGGATTACCTGCCGAGACAATCGACCAAACTCAGCAGTCTCAACAAGACATTGAAACTGGACAGAGGAAAGTCCTAGTGTTCAAAGAAAtcgaacaagaagaagaaggaggcgGTAAACAATTTTGTTCAATTTGTTTGGAAGAGTACGAGGATGATCATGAGATTATGCGTTTAAACAAATGTGGacatatttttcatcatttttgCATGGACTCTTGGCTTGCACGTCACCGGAGCTGTCCAAATTGTCTTCGTTCTGTTGATCTGAATTCTTGA
- the LOC103868532 gene encoding uncharacterized protein LOC103868532: MCSHIIIHNNSRASMAFHSEKSILVKIIVFSLLLLLPLSQSNAARVPSTPRVPIGPRRPICPACVCCEPAPIGRCCRCCASPIVTQTHHHSQSP; encoded by the exons ATGTGCTCTCATATCATAATCCATAACAATAGCAGAGCATCAATGGCGTTTCACAGTGAAAAGTCCATCTTAGTGAAGATCATTGTCTTCTCTCTGCTACTTCTTCTTCCCCTATCACAAAGCAACGCTGCTCGTGTTCCTTCGACCCCCAGAG TTCCCATCGGCCCCAGGCGACCGATTTGCCCGGCTTGTGTGTGTTGCGAGCCAGCGCCAATAGGAAGGTGCTGCAGATGTTGTGCATCTCCTATCGTCACTCAGACTCATCACCACTCTCAATCTCCatga